The Clostridia bacterium genome includes a region encoding these proteins:
- a CDS encoding (Fe-S)-binding protein, with the protein MKQVYAPGCALMIYKPELAGKVLEFLNKDLGNISEHLTCCRHEPALEKGTKVINTCAGCDRRYRELYDGISTVSLWEILAESEAFPFPDYNGMEMSIHDACPTRTEERVHNAIRKLIERMNIKIIEPKNTRSKSICCGDSFYGVLPVEQVKEQMKKRSKEMPCDNVIVYCVSCIKAMYIGGKKPRYMVDLLFEEDTGIGTFEPGAWHDELQKFIDEH; encoded by the coding sequence ATGAAACAAGTTTATGCACCGGGCTGCGCACTTATGATTTATAAACCGGAACTTGCCGGGAAAGTATTAGAGTTTTTAAATAAGGATTTAGGAAATATTTCTGAGCATCTAACTTGCTGCAGACACGAGCCTGCTCTTGAAAAAGGCACAAAGGTAATCAATACTTGTGCAGGATGTGACAGGCGGTATAGAGAGCTTTATGATGGAATATCGACCGTATCCCTGTGGGAAATATTAGCCGAAAGCGAAGCATTTCCATTCCCAGACTATAACGGTATGGAAATGTCCATACATGATGCCTGTCCCACTCGTACTGAGGAAAGAGTACATAATGCAATTAGAAAACTTATTGAAAGAATGAACATAAAAATTATTGAGCCGAAAAACACCCGCTCAAAGTCTATCTGTTGCGGTGATAGTTTTTATGGCGTTTTACCAGTGGAGCAGGTCAAGGAGCAGATGAAAAAGCGCTCAAAGGAGATGCCTTGTGACAATGTGATAGTTTACTGTGTTTCCTGTATTAAAGCAATGTACATCGGCGGTAAAAAGCCACGCTATATGGTTGACCTTTTGTTTGAAGAGGATACTGGAATTGGTACATTTGAGCCTGGTGCATGGCACGATGAATTGCAGAAATTTATTGATGAGCATTGA
- a CDS encoding Ada metal-binding domain-containing protein: MKEYLTISDSEKWQAVVDCDKSYDGLFLYGVKTTGIFCRPSCRARTPASENVVFFDNSTNAVSAGFRPCKKCCPDKTVFEPDLELVKKAKDIFDASYAGFIEINQAARQLGVSSNHLARLFKKQYGRTPTQYITGLRVDKATELLKHPDASILEIAYMTGFKSISNFYKCFKEQTNHTPREYIKSRGEL, from the coding sequence ATGAAAGAATATCTCACAATATCCGACAGCGAGAAATGGCAAGCAGTTGTAGACTGTGATAAGAGCTATGATGGTCTATTTTTGTATGGAGTAAAGACAACGGGAATTTTCTGCCGTCCATCCTGCAGGGCAAGAACACCTGCTAGTGAGAATGTTGTTTTTTTCGATAATAGTACAAATGCAGTGTCTGCAGGATTCCGTCCCTGCAAGAAGTGTTGTCCGGATAAGACAGTGTTTGAGCCGGATCTGGAGCTGGTGAAAAAAGCTAAAGATATATTCGATGCAAGCTATGCTGGGTTTATAGAAATAAATCAAGCAGCAAGACAGCTTGGGGTTAGCTCTAACCATTTGGCAAGGCTTTTTAAGAAGCAGTATGGCAGAACCCCTACGCAGTATATTACCGGATTAAGAGTGGACAAAGCCACAGAACTACTCAAACATCCAGATGCAAGCATTTTAGAGATTGCATATATGACGGGCTTTAAAAGCATATCCAACTTTTACAAATGCTTTAAAGAGCAGACTAATCATACGCCCAGGGAATACATAAAAAGCAGAGGTGAATTATAG
- a CDS encoding DUF2164 domain-containing protein, with protein MSSEDRIKLTKEKKDDMISAIKYYFLKEREEEIGDLASNMILDFIIKELAPEFYNQGVYDSQKYMNDRVEDLLSVQI; from the coding sequence ATGAGCAGTGAAGATAGAATAAAACTCACTAAAGAAAAAAAAGATGACATGATTTCTGCAATAAAGTACTATTTTTTAAAAGAGAGAGAAGAAGAAATAGGTGATTTGGCCTCGAATATGATTCTGGATTTTATTATTAAAGAGTTAGCTCCAGAGTTTTATAACCAAGGAGTTTATGATTCGCAAAAGTATATGAATGACAGAGTTGAAGATTTACTATCGGTGCAGATTTAG
- a CDS encoding DUF4825 domain-containing protein yields MNARNKLIIGFIIAGITFVGVAQGIIMPRIAQKEQPAAKSQDISTYDFNNVLKYKNKYMGNASNLANLFHSLPLDDIEMSFQLFPDTLTAVINYKAPVKTIGQDKVNKALIYNATAAFALIDNLEAVKFSFEGSSYKVLRSDVEKWYGVNLQVLAEKGVWEKTVQGKLSDDGYVQSCIKAIIAQVEGRTSIAEALVNFYEDTSEPIIIYDQMPFESGTLVLAEKLTDGEHYPDLHFIDSSGEVKYLTRGSYCWTLNYSQFKGHYIYFGLAGVEARRHKDNSIPVEKVEALFSDKIVSVIPREEIIEHINPMEKDTRMFKNPQGYIIPVGGRDIPEDFISVFENGERKSISELYIERSMDNMPDYFKSKNPEVYNSFAFTFTPMLTPMEWDKGYKEGEICLEGKTDKNGNHSALYLRPAGHMSLLDSFILPQDIKPLYLSDNYPRMASFSGDETVAVKYPEKRKLVDCRILGLTREKVGKEIGQDSLVVISTDEKGQLILPEEKGYYLFLLRTEENKEIQTYTGMLIIN; encoded by the coding sequence ATGAATGCAAGGAATAAATTGATTATTGGCTTTATTATTGCTGGCATTACCTTTGTTGGAGTAGCACAGGGCATTATTATGCCTCGCATTGCTCAAAAAGAGCAGCCGGCTGCAAAATCACAAGACATATCAACATATGACTTCAATAACGTTTTAAAATATAAGAATAAGTATATGGGCAATGCTTCAAATCTTGCTAATCTCTTTCATTCATTGCCTTTAGACGATATTGAAATGTCATTCCAGCTGTTTCCGGACACACTAACAGCAGTTATAAACTACAAGGCTCCAGTTAAGACTATTGGTCAAGATAAGGTAAATAAGGCTCTGATTTACAATGCCACAGCTGCTTTTGCCTTAATCGACAACCTTGAAGCAGTTAAATTTAGTTTTGAAGGGTCATCATATAAGGTTTTACGTAGTGATGTTGAAAAGTGGTACGGTGTTAATTTGCAAGTTTTAGCAGAGAAAGGTGTCTGGGAGAAGACAGTTCAAGGCAAGCTTAGTGACGATGGTTATGTACAAAGCTGTATAAAAGCAATAATCGCTCAGGTAGAAGGAAGAACATCAATTGCGGAAGCATTAGTGAATTTTTATGAAGATACCAGTGAACCTATAATAATATATGATCAAATGCCATTTGAGAGCGGTACACTTGTGCTTGCTGAAAAGCTAACAGATGGAGAACACTATCCTGACTTGCATTTCATTGATTCCAGTGGGGAGGTGAAATATCTCACACGGGGCAGCTACTGCTGGACTCTCAATTATTCGCAGTTCAAAGGTCATTACATATATTTTGGACTTGCAGGAGTGGAAGCAAGACGACACAAAGATAATTCAATTCCTGTTGAAAAAGTTGAAGCTTTATTCTCTGATAAAATAGTCAGTGTGATACCAAGGGAAGAAATAATCGAACATATTAACCCTATGGAAAAGGACACTAGAATGTTTAAAAACCCACAAGGTTATATAATACCTGTCGGAGGCAGAGATATACCTGAGGATTTTATTTCTGTATTTGAGAATGGGGAAAGAAAGTCTATTTCAGAACTGTATATTGAGCGCAGTATGGACAATATGCCTGATTATTTTAAGTCAAAAAATCCAGAGGTATATAATTCTTTTGCTTTTACATTTACCCCTATGTTGACCCCAATGGAATGGGACAAAGGCTATAAGGAAGGCGAGATTTGCCTGGAGGGCAAGACTGATAAAAATGGCAATCACAGTGCTCTCTATTTAAGACCAGCAGGCCATATGAGCCTTCTGGACTCATTTATCTTACCTCAGGATATAAAGCCCTTATACCTCTCGGATAATTATCCGAGAATGGCCAGCTTTTCAGGTGATGAGACAGTTGCAGTGAAGTATCCGGAAAAAAGAAAACTAGTGGATTGTCGTATACTGGGACTAACGAGGGAGAAGGTTGGTAAGGAAATAGGGCAGGACAGCCTTGTTGTAATAAGCACAGATGAAAAGGGTCAGCTGATATTGCCAGAAGAGAAGGGATATTATCTGTTCCTGCTTCGAACAGAGGAAAATAAAGAAATACAAACCTATACAGGTATGCTTATAATTAATTAG
- a CDS encoding YdeI/OmpD-associated family protein, whose translation MKTYEFDAEIKKQDSIDAAFVEFPYEVEKEFGVKGQVKVAATFDGCEYRGSLAKMGHNCHILGMTQKIRAAIGKKPGDIVHVILKKDDEPRVVEMPEDFKKQLEENEQALSFFNALSYTNQKVYAEWIANAKKVETREKRVKDAITMLSDKVKRP comes from the coding sequence GTGAAAACTTATGAATTTGATGCAGAGATAAAAAAACAGGATTCAATTGATGCTGCCTTTGTTGAGTTTCCTTATGAAGTAGAAAAAGAGTTTGGAGTAAAGGGTCAGGTGAAGGTCGCAGCAACCTTTGATGGCTGTGAGTATAGAGGATCCTTGGCAAAAATGGGTCACAACTGCCATATATTGGGGATGACTCAGAAAATAAGAGCTGCGATTGGCAAAAAGCCAGGGGATATTGTGCATGTTATTCTCAAGAAAGATGATGAACCTCGAGTTGTTGAAATGCCAGAGGATTTTAAGAAGCAGCTTGAAGAAAATGAGCAGGCCTTGAGCTTCTTCAATGCACTTTCATATACTAATCAGAAAGTGTATGCGGAGTGGATTGCAAATGCTAAAAAGGTCGAAACACGGGAGAAACGGGTTAAGGATGCAATCACCATGTTATCTGATAAAGTAAAGCGTCCATAA
- a CDS encoding methylated-DNA--[protein]-cysteine S-methyltransferase encodes MPNFFYESDIGRIGITEKDGRITNVYISNDELPEDTLLYETPLLKEAVKQLKGYFAGELKEFSLPLEPTGTAFMKQVWSALCEIPYGETASYKDIAVKIGSPKAARAVGLANNRNPIPIFIPCHRVIGADGSLTGYRGGLEMKKKLLDLEKMK; translated from the coding sequence GTGCCAAATTTTTTCTATGAATCTGATATTGGAAGAATAGGAATAACCGAAAAGGACGGCAGGATAACCAATGTGTATATTAGTAATGATGAATTGCCGGAGGATACACTATTATACGAGACGCCATTATTGAAGGAGGCTGTTAAGCAGCTCAAAGGTTATTTTGCAGGTGAGCTTAAAGAGTTTTCACTGCCCCTTGAGCCGACCGGTACAGCTTTTATGAAGCAGGTTTGGTCTGCGTTATGTGAAATACCCTATGGTGAAACGGCTTCCTATAAGGATATAGCTGTAAAGATAGGCTCTCCCAAGGCTGCACGGGCGGTAGGGCTTGCTAATAACCGCAATCCAATCCCTATCTTTATCCCGTGTCACCGGGTTATTGGCGCAGACGGTTCACTTACAGGCTACCGTGGAGGACTGGAAATGAAAAAGAAATTGCTTGATTTGGAGAAAATGAAATAA
- a CDS encoding GNAT family N-acetyltransferase, giving the protein MEPILDFKYVVGEVMLEEIKQLFMEYAQSLDIDLAFQDFETELKTLPGKYGPPDGALMLASVDGKGAGCIALRRISEDTCEMKRLYVRKIYRGLGIGKILISMLINEAKKLNYNYIRLDTLATMNEAQNLYLSFGFYDIEPYVYNPIEGAIFMELKLSE; this is encoded by the coding sequence ATGGAACCTATTCTTGATTTCAAATACGTGGTTGGGGAGGTCATGCTTGAAGAGATTAAGCAGCTTTTTATGGAGTATGCCCAATCATTAGATATAGATCTTGCTTTTCAAGATTTTGAAACTGAGCTTAAGACATTGCCAGGAAAGTATGGACCACCTGATGGAGCCCTTATGCTAGCATCAGTTGACGGTAAAGGAGCAGGCTGCATCGCTTTGCGCAGGATTTCCGAGGATACATGCGAAATGAAAAGATTGTATGTACGCAAAATATACCGTGGATTGGGTATAGGTAAAATTCTTATCAGCATGCTCATTAATGAGGCTAAGAAATTAAATTATAACTATATTAGACTTGATACACTTGCAACTATGAACGAAGCTCAAAATCTATATTTATCCTTTGGATTCTATGATATTGAGCCATATGTATATAATCCAATTGAAGGTGCAATATTTATGGAGCTGAAGTTAAGTGAATAA